The genomic DNA TGCCAGCGGCGGAACGGTGGTGGCGATAGAGGCCGATCTCAGCGATGGCGAAACAATCAGCCGTCTGTTCGATGCAGCCGAAGCTGACCTCGCTCGTTGAAAACCCCCAGATCTGCTCACTGGAATCCCTCGCCACCAGGTCTTGTCGTGTCATATCCGATAAGAGATACTGCGAGTGTGTCGATAGTGAGAGATCTTCGCGAATCCGCTGAATTGACTCAGGTCGAGTTGGCTGAACGGGCGGGTACGTCGCAGCCGGCGATCGCCGCGTACGAGTCGGATCGCAAGAGCCCGACGTTGCGGACCCTGAGGCGGCTCGCGCAGGCTGCCGGCCGGGAAGTGGTGGTTTCGTTCGCTCCGCCGTTGACGAGGGAGGAACGTCGAAGTCTGGCGTTGCATCGGGCGATCGCCCGCAAGTTGCGGGAGGTACCCGACGAGGTGCTGGTCCGGGCTCGGCGTAATCTCGCTCGCATGATGGAGCGGCATCCGGCTGCCCGGGGACTGCTCGAGGAGTGGGCCGTGATCCTGGAGAGGCCCGTCGACGAGATCGTCGAGATCTTGACGGATCCTCGGCCCCATGCCCGTGAGCTGCGCCACGTCACTCCGTTTGCCCGGGTGTTGACCGCCGCCGAACGGACCCGCGTATACGAGGAGTTCGCTCGAAGCGAGGCGCTGCGTTGACCAAAGACGAGTTCGATCATGCGATCCGGGCGGCAGGTGCGATGCTCGGTGTGCCTGAGATTCCGGTGATCGGCAGCCAGGCGGTGCACGGATCCGTTTCCGGGGACCTGCCTGAGGAGGCGCTACGGTCGGTAGGGGTCGATGTTGCCGTGTTTGGTGATGTGGACGGGGCCGAGGCCGATCTTCTCGACGGGTCGATTGGCGAAGCGTCGATCTTTCACGAGTCGTTCGGGGTCCCCTCGCATCGTGGTCGAGGGGAGACGCCGTACCGGGTCAGGGCGTTGGCTGTCGTGTGGGCGTAAGTTCGATGACGGGGATGGCGCGGCTGGTGCGTTGTCGATAGCGCTCAAAGGTTGGGTAGATGGCGACGAGCGCCGGCCATATCCGTTTCGCCTCGTCGGCCGGGAGCACTCGGGCGGTGTGGGGGATTGTCTCGCCGCGAATGTCGACCTCGACTTGCGGATGGGCGACGAGGTTGCGGTACCAGTGGGGCACGGTGTCGCTGCCGGCGAACGACGCGGCGACGTAGCGGTTGCCGTCGTGCTCGGCGTAGTAGAGAGGCGTCGAACGGGGTTCGCCGCTGGTCCGGCCGCGGGTGGTCA from Actinomycetota bacterium includes the following:
- a CDS encoding helix-turn-helix transcriptional regulator — its product is MSIVRDLRESAELTQVELAERAGTSQPAIAAYESDRKSPTLRTLRRLAQAAGREVVVSFAPPLTREERRSLALHRAIARKLREVPDEVLVRARRNLARMMERHPAARGLLEEWAVILERPVDEIVEILTDPRPHARELRHVTPFARVLTAAERTRVYEEFARSEALR
- a CDS encoding nitroreductase family deazaflavin-dependent oxidoreductase gives rise to the protein MRNLTKYLANFLTIWFRPGVVRTGGRLHLALYRLFHGAGPLGVDTLILTTRGRTSGEPRSTPLYYAEHDGNRYVAASFAGSDTVPHWYRNLVAHPQVEVDIRGETIPHTARVLPADEAKRIWPALVAIYPTFERYRQRTSRAIPVIELTPTRQPTP